In the Enterococcus rotai genome, GCATTTGGTCTCCTTTGGTCGTCATCGGGACGATCTCAACTGGAAAATCACCATGAACTTCTTTCAGTAAATCTATTACGATCATGGTTTGCTTCATTGCTAAAGGACTATTTCTGGTGCCGACACAGACGGTTTTCATTCAACTTACTTCCTTTTTCTTTTCTTATCTTTTCATCATACTAGATTTTATTTTTTTGACAACTGCCCTGTACCAACTTTATATGCTAAGAAATAAAGTCCTGCCACAAAAAAGCCGCCACCAATAATATTACCTAAATACACACTGACCATATTTTGCCCAAACGCTGACCACGTATTGCCTCCTAATAAAATCCCCATCGGAATCAAGAACATATTGGCTACAACGTGTTGGAAGCCACAAATCACAAAACCCATGATTGGCAGAAAAATCCCGACGATTTTACCAATAAAATCTTTTGCTGCAAAGTTCAAATACACTGCGGTACTCACTAAAAAGTTACAAGCGACCCCCGAAAGAAATCCTTGTAAAAAAGTATCTTTAGTTCTCCCTAAAGAAACTTGAATCGCGCGCTCTGCAAAGTCTCCTTGTAACGCCCCACTTAAATAGCCAAAGAAATAAGCCACAAATAAGGAACCAATCAAATTAAAAATCGTCACGATCACAATGTTTCTAAGCCATTCTTTGCCACTGATTTTTCTAGCAAACAACGCCATTGAAACAACCATCATGTTTCCTGTAACTAACTCTCCTCCAGCTAACAATAAACAAATCAGTCCAAACGGAAAAACAGCTGCTCCGATCACATTAACCAGTGTCCCCCATTCCTTTGGCATTGTTCCCATTGCGCGAATCATCGCAATCCCTGCAACAGCAATAAAAACACCTGCTAAAAATCCCAATACCGCTAAAGTCAAAAAACTACCCCGCGCCTTTTGAACCCCTTTTTCAATTGTAACATCAACTATTTCTGGTGGTTGAAATGACCCCATATTTTACCTCCTAATTT is a window encoding:
- a CDS encoding formate/nitrite transporter family protein, with the translated sequence MGSFQPPEIVDVTIEKGVQKARGSFLTLAVLGFLAGVFIAVAGIAMIRAMGTMPKEWGTLVNVIGAAVFPFGLICLLLAGGELVTGNMMVVSMALFARKISGKEWLRNIVIVTIFNLIGSLFVAYFFGYLSGALQGDFAERAIQVSLGRTKDTFLQGFLSGVACNFLVSTAVYLNFAAKDFIGKIVGIFLPIMGFVICGFQHVVANMFLIPMGILLGGNTWSAFGQNMVSVYLGNIIGGGFFVAGLYFLAYKVGTGQLSKK